In one window of Prevotella fusca JCM 17724 DNA:
- a CDS encoding DUF2023 family protein, whose amino-acid sequence MTDMMTADMKVLMNHIYEFKKGVRQMVLYTCNKKYESFATLRLEHQNIPYIIQPVGRDRMNLFFGRKECLDAIRLMVTKPLNQLSPEEDFILGAMLGYDIRVQCERYCERKCRTCKRAT is encoded by the coding sequence ATGACAGATATGATGACCGCCGACATGAAAGTGTTGATGAATCACATCTACGAGTTCAAGAAGGGTGTCCGACAGATGGTTCTGTACACTTGCAACAAGAAGTACGAATCGTTCGCCACGCTCCGTCTCGAACATCAGAATATCCCTTACATCATTCAGCCGGTGGGGCGCGACCGCATGAACCTGTTCTTTGGACGTAAGGAATGCCTTGACGCCATCCGGCTGATGGTGACCAAACCCCTCAACCAGCTCTCACCAGAGGAGGACTTCATCCTCGGTGCGATGTTAGGTTATGACATTCGCGTACAGTGCGAGCGGTACTGTGAACGCAAGTGCCGCACTTGTAAACGTGCGACATGA